A stretch of the Mesorhizobium shangrilense genome encodes the following:
- a CDS encoding dihydrodipicolinate synthase family protein, which yields MKFEGIYTPVITPYRNDGSIDSEAFAKVIEHLVVAGVHGIINGGSTGEYYAQSMEERVELAKLAKEIIGDRVSLIIGTGAIRLPDSILMAETAAKIGASAILVGSPPYSVPTERENALNALAIDRAADLPIMLYNYPGRMGINMGEEFLDRVGRSRNFCAVKESSGDINRVHLLARDYPYIQMSCGMDDQALEFFAWGARSWVCGGSNFLPREHIALYEACAVEGNFNKGRRIMTAMMPLMRVLEQGGKFIQCIKYGCEMAGLYAGPPRPPLKGLNKDDMRQLEQVVRVLKRTIAEIGGEA from the coding sequence ATGAAATTCGAGGGGATCTACACACCCGTCATCACGCCGTATCGAAACGATGGCTCGATCGACAGCGAGGCGTTCGCCAAAGTGATCGAGCACTTGGTCGTGGCAGGAGTGCACGGCATCATCAACGGCGGATCAACAGGCGAATACTATGCTCAGTCGATGGAAGAGCGCGTGGAATTGGCGAAGCTCGCCAAAGAGATCATAGGCGACCGTGTTTCTCTAATCATCGGCACGGGCGCTATCCGCCTACCTGACTCGATCCTCATGGCGGAGACGGCCGCCAAAATAGGCGCATCCGCCATCCTGGTCGGATCGCCCCCTTACTCGGTCCCAACGGAGCGCGAGAACGCTTTGAACGCGCTGGCGATCGATCGGGCCGCCGATCTTCCGATCATGCTCTACAACTATCCCGGCCGCATGGGCATCAACATGGGTGAGGAATTCCTTGACCGGGTCGGTCGCAGCAGGAATTTCTGCGCTGTTAAAGAAAGCTCGGGCGATATCAACCGCGTTCATCTCCTAGCCCGCGACTACCCGTATATCCAGATGTCCTGCGGCATGGACGACCAGGCACTGGAATTCTTCGCCTGGGGCGCACGGAGCTGGGTATGCGGCGGATCGAACTTCCTGCCGCGCGAGCACATAGCGTTATACGAGGCGTGCGCTGTCGAAGGCAACTTCAACAAGGGCCGCCGCATCATGACGGCGATGATGCCGTTGATGCGGGTGCTCGAGCAGGGGGGCAAGTTCATCCAATGCATCAAGTACGGTTGCGAAATGGCTGGGCTTTACGCTGGTCCGCCACGGCCGCCGCTAAAAGGACTCAACAAGGACGATATGCGCCAGCTTGAGCAGGTGGTGCGGGTTCTTAAACGGACGATCGCTGAGATCGGAGGGGAGGCGTGA
- a CDS encoding aldehyde dehydrogenase, whose protein sequence is MGNLLTHEEYQSIAAKLEFPTQAFINGSFRPAVSGKTFETTNPATGKVLAKVASCGPEDVDFTVQKARDAFEDGRWSRLHPSARKEILIRFTKLMKRNARELAVLESLDSGKTIYDCEKVDVPETIHCIAWHAELIDKIYDQVSPASDNHIAMIVREPVGVVGLVLPWNFPLLMLAWKIGPALAAGNSVIVKPAKETSLTALRVAELAMEAGIPAGVFNVLPGSGGDVGEPLGRHMDVDMVSFTGSTETGRRFPKYSAESNLKEVTLEMGGKNPAVVLDDAENLDRVAAHIVNGAFWNMGENCSASSRLIVQRGIKDELIKRMVAHAREWPMGDPLNPENRVGALVSKSHFDKVSSYLAKGQKVLLGGKAKHGFVEPTIIDVADRNAKLVREEVFGPVLAVLTVESFEEAIQLANDTEYGLAASIYTANAKRAIRGARAIRAGTVTVNSFGEGDITTPFGGYKSSGFGGRDKGIHAHDQYTRIKTIWLDLTDDVDEAVA, encoded by the coding sequence ATGGGCAATCTACTGACGCACGAAGAATACCAATCGATTGCCGCCAAGCTCGAATTCCCCACGCAGGCGTTCATCAACGGCAGCTTCCGCCCCGCAGTGTCGGGAAAAACGTTCGAGACCACCAATCCCGCAACAGGCAAAGTCCTGGCCAAAGTCGCGTCATGCGGACCGGAAGACGTCGATTTCACCGTCCAGAAGGCGCGCGATGCTTTCGAGGACGGACGTTGGTCGCGTTTGCATCCGTCAGCGCGCAAGGAAATCCTGATTCGTTTCACCAAATTGATGAAACGCAACGCCAGGGAGTTGGCCGTTCTCGAGAGTCTAGACAGCGGCAAGACGATCTACGATTGCGAAAAAGTTGACGTTCCAGAAACCATCCACTGCATCGCTTGGCATGCGGAACTCATAGACAAAATCTATGACCAGGTTTCACCTGCCTCCGATAACCACATCGCGATGATCGTCCGTGAACCGGTCGGCGTAGTCGGATTGGTCTTGCCTTGGAATTTTCCGCTGCTGATGCTGGCGTGGAAAATAGGTCCCGCTCTCGCCGCAGGTAACTCGGTCATCGTGAAGCCTGCCAAGGAAACGAGTCTGACAGCGCTGCGCGTGGCCGAACTTGCCATGGAAGCCGGAATTCCCGCGGGCGTATTTAACGTGCTCCCCGGTAGCGGCGGTGATGTTGGCGAGCCCCTCGGCCGTCACATGGATGTCGATATGGTCTCGTTCACTGGATCCACCGAGACCGGCCGCCGCTTTCCAAAATACTCAGCCGAATCCAACCTTAAGGAAGTCACCTTGGAGATGGGTGGCAAAAATCCGGCGGTTGTCCTCGACGATGCGGAGAACCTCGACCGGGTCGCAGCTCATATCGTCAACGGCGCGTTTTGGAATATGGGCGAGAATTGCAGCGCGTCATCCCGACTGATTGTCCAGCGCGGCATCAAGGACGAGTTGATCAAGCGCATGGTCGCACATGCTAGGGAATGGCCCATGGGCGACCCCCTGAATCCCGAAAACCGGGTCGGCGCACTTGTATCCAAATCCCACTTCGACAAGGTTAGTTCTTATCTCGCAAAGGGCCAGAAGGTCTTGCTGGGAGGCAAGGCCAAGCACGGTTTCGTAGAACCCACGATCATTGACGTAGCCGACCGCAATGCCAAGCTCGTTCGCGAAGAAGTTTTCGGCCCCGTCCTGGCGGTGCTGACCGTGGAAAGCTTCGAAGAAGCGATCCAACTGGCAAACGACACCGAGTACGGCTTGGCCGCGTCGATCTACACGGCGAACGCCAAACGGGCGATCCGGGGCGCGCGCGCGATCCGGGCGGGTACCGTGACGGTAAACTCGTTCGGCGAAGGCGACATCACGACTCCGTTTGGCGGCTACAAGTCGTCCGGTTTTGGAGGCCGCGACAAGGGGATCCACGCTCACGATCAGTACACGCGGATCAAGACGATCTGGCTCGACCTCACAGATGACGTCGACGAGGCCGTGGCGTGA
- a CDS encoding NAD(P)/FAD-dependent oxidoreductase, translated as MILPAQVASAPLESDVSVDVAIVGGGFAGLSAARRLRQLDPFLRVAVLEASGLAEGASGRNSGFMIDLPHDLQSDDYAGKGVAADKAMTALNRSAIAFAREAVDVYSIDPAFFDPAGKINGAATETGRKRNISYAEHLTELGEANEVLDAKAMHDVTGSRHYTSGLYTPGTVMLQPAGYVRSLGAGLRRDGVLIFENTPVSKLAKNGQEWVLTAPKGSVAASKVILANNGHLESFGFASRRLMHIFLFASMTVELDRTTFSKLGGQPRWGITPSDPMGTTMRRIDAAQGGNRIITRTCASYVPSMLPSEAAVARSAKVHRRKFADRFPTIANIPMEYSWAGHLCMSWNGAAVMRELEPGLFSACVDNGLGTVRSTLTGIGAADMVMKRPSEISAHFLAEDQPPKLIPSPFAEIGANLYFRWKEWLARDE; from the coding sequence TTGATCCTTCCTGCCCAAGTTGCGTCCGCTCCGCTCGAGAGCGACGTCAGCGTCGACGTCGCAATTGTCGGCGGCGGGTTCGCGGGTCTTTCAGCCGCCAGGCGGTTACGTCAACTCGATCCCTTCCTCCGCGTTGCCGTGCTTGAGGCTAGCGGCCTTGCGGAAGGCGCTTCCGGGCGGAATTCCGGATTCATGATCGACCTGCCACACGACCTTCAATCCGATGACTACGCCGGAAAGGGAGTGGCAGCGGATAAGGCCATGACCGCATTGAACCGGTCCGCGATCGCGTTTGCGCGCGAGGCGGTCGATGTCTACTCGATCGATCCGGCGTTCTTCGATCCCGCGGGCAAGATCAATGGGGCCGCGACCGAAACGGGTCGCAAGCGTAATATCAGCTACGCCGAACACCTCACCGAGCTCGGAGAGGCGAACGAGGTGCTCGACGCAAAGGCGATGCACGATGTGACTGGAAGCCGGCACTACACGTCGGGCCTCTATACCCCCGGCACGGTCATGTTGCAGCCGGCGGGATATGTTCGGTCGCTCGGCGCCGGGCTGCGTCGAGACGGGGTCCTGATTTTCGAGAATACACCTGTGAGCAAGCTCGCCAAAAACGGCCAGGAGTGGGTTCTGACCGCGCCGAAAGGGAGCGTAGCGGCTTCCAAGGTCATACTCGCCAACAACGGCCATCTGGAAAGCTTCGGGTTCGCTAGCCGTCGTCTGATGCATATTTTCCTGTTCGCCTCCATGACGGTGGAACTCGACCGAACCACGTTTTCTAAGCTCGGCGGCCAGCCTCGCTGGGGTATCACTCCGTCGGACCCCATGGGCACCACGATGAGGAGAATCGACGCCGCTCAGGGAGGAAACCGGATCATCACGAGAACCTGCGCCAGCTACGTCCCGAGCATGCTTCCTTCCGAAGCGGCCGTCGCGCGTTCGGCCAAGGTCCATCGCCGGAAATTCGCGGACCGCTTTCCGACCATCGCCAACATACCGATGGAATACAGCTGGGCCGGGCACCTTTGCATGAGCTGGAACGGCGCCGCGGTGATGCGGGAACTCGAGCCGGGGCTATTTTCGGCATGTGTCGATAACGGTTTGGGTACCGTCAGGAGCACACTGACGGGTATCGGGGCAGCCGATATGGTGATGAAGCGCCCTTCTGAAATCTCGGCACATTTTCTTGCCGAGGATCAGCCTCCGAAGCTCATTCCGTCGCCTTTCGCCGAGATCGGCGCGAACCTCTATTTCCGGTGGAAAGAGTGGCTGGCTCGCGACGAGTAG
- a CDS encoding trimethylamine methyltransferase family protein, which produces MSEQAVRHVRAGGRDARRSLRNAPDFAMLPSLHRKLPVTELMDDEHVIRIDEASMAILEEVGVVFRDAIALEDWKRAGADVRGERVHLDRNLVRELISTIPSSWTYRARNPERSLPFGGKHSIFVPMTGAPFIRDLEDKRRWPTIADLNMFHKLAHMSPALHSTAHHIVEPMDMVVSHRHLAITYSSMKYSDKTFMAMTTSGKNAEDVMDMCEILFGKETMEETPVVTGNCNGNSPLVWDETMLSAMRALCRRNQPVLCSPFVLGGANTPASVAPAVAQLNAEALSALAYTQVIRKGCPAIYGHFLSTVSMKSGAPMAGTPEISLMNYLIGQMARYYNVPWRTSNLLGGAKTFDAQAGYESAMTMNAVLHAGANYIWHSAGWNEAGMHCSVAKFVVDAEMCAMGYRLAEGVRWDDFDEALAAIRDVGPGGHYLGHPHTQANFQRAFFMPKMFNNDSIEQWQAEGSVEITERALQQAKRLLGEYQEPKLDEGIDEALRDYMERRKREIPAVDELNLEH; this is translated from the coding sequence ATGAGCGAGCAAGCAGTTCGACACGTCCGCGCCGGAGGCCGCGATGCCCGGCGATCCCTCCGGAATGCTCCCGATTTCGCGATGCTGCCGTCACTTCATCGCAAGCTCCCAGTAACTGAGCTGATGGATGACGAACACGTGATCCGTATAGACGAAGCTTCGATGGCTATACTCGAGGAGGTCGGCGTGGTCTTTCGCGACGCGATCGCTCTCGAGGACTGGAAGAGAGCGGGGGCCGATGTCCGCGGGGAACGTGTTCATCTCGACCGCAACCTTGTGCGCGAACTGATTTCCACTATTCCCTCCAGCTGGACTTATCGCGCTCGGAATCCGGAACGCAGTCTACCATTCGGCGGCAAGCATTCGATTTTCGTCCCCATGACTGGCGCGCCGTTCATCCGTGACCTCGAAGACAAGCGCCGTTGGCCCACGATCGCCGACCTGAACATGTTTCACAAGTTGGCTCACATGTCCCCGGCCTTGCATTCGACCGCGCACCATATCGTCGAGCCGATGGACATGGTTGTTAGCCACCGCCATCTGGCGATCACCTATTCGTCCATGAAGTATTCCGACAAGACGTTCATGGCCATGACCACGTCAGGCAAGAACGCCGAAGACGTTATGGACATGTGCGAAATCCTCTTCGGCAAGGAGACGATGGAGGAAACTCCCGTCGTGACGGGAAACTGCAATGGCAACTCTCCCCTGGTCTGGGATGAGACAATGCTTTCAGCAATGCGCGCTCTATGTCGCCGAAATCAACCGGTTTTGTGCTCGCCGTTCGTGCTTGGCGGGGCGAATACACCGGCTTCAGTCGCCCCGGCCGTCGCCCAGTTGAATGCGGAAGCCCTTTCGGCTCTTGCATATACGCAGGTTATTCGAAAGGGCTGCCCTGCCATCTATGGGCACTTCCTCTCTACGGTGTCCATGAAATCTGGCGCTCCCATGGCCGGGACCCCCGAGATCAGCCTTATGAACTATTTGATCGGTCAGATGGCGCGGTACTACAACGTCCCCTGGAGGACGTCGAACCTGCTCGGCGGCGCGAAGACCTTCGACGCGCAGGCAGGTTACGAGAGCGCGATGACAATGAACGCCGTCCTGCATGCAGGCGCGAACTATATTTGGCACAGCGCGGGGTGGAACGAGGCGGGCATGCATTGCTCAGTCGCGAAGTTCGTTGTGGATGCTGAAATGTGCGCGATGGGGTACCGGCTGGCCGAGGGGGTCCGTTGGGACGACTTCGATGAGGCCTTGGCCGCCATTCGCGATGTCGGCCCCGGCGGGCATTACTTGGGCCACCCCCATACGCAGGCAAACTTCCAGCGCGCGTTCTTCATGCCGAAAATGTTCAACAACGACTCCATCGAGCAGTGGCAAGCCGAAGGGAGCGTAGAGATCACGGAACGCGCGCTCCAGCAGGCCAAACGGCTTCTCGGCGAGTATCAGGAGCCGAAACTCGACGAAGGCATCGACGAAGCCCTGCGCGACTACATGGAGCGCCGGAAGCGCGAAATCCCCGCAGTCGACGAGCTGAATCTCGAACACTAA
- a CDS encoding mandelate racemase/muconate lactonizing enzyme family protein — MKIAELHIYSHDMPVKNGPYTIASSTVYSLDTTLVKVVADNGLVGWGETCPVGTTYQPHHSKGAVAALHEMAQGLIGTDLLKPVMLRRNMDSLLNGHRYAKAAIDIAGYDIMGKQFGVRVADLLGGAVTERVPSYYASGIGEPDDIARIAEEKAAEGFPRLQIKIGGRDVAIDIAVVRKVWERVGGRLRLAVDANRSLTTRDTLRLSRECLDIPFILEQPCNTIEEIKAIRGQLHHAVFLDENGEDLATVIRAIGDGVCDGFGMKVTRIGGLHAMATFRDICEARSMPHTCDDAWGGDIIAAACTHIGATVQPRLNEGVWLAQPYIEGNFDPENGIKIEGGHIKLPTGPGLGVVPDEGLFGAPVASFG, encoded by the coding sequence ATGAAAATTGCAGAGTTGCACATCTATTCCCATGACATGCCGGTCAAGAACGGGCCGTACACGATCGCCAGCAGCACAGTCTATTCGCTGGACACCACGCTGGTGAAGGTGGTCGCTGACAACGGCCTCGTCGGTTGGGGCGAAACATGCCCGGTCGGCACGACGTATCAGCCACATCACTCCAAGGGCGCAGTCGCCGCCTTGCACGAAATGGCGCAAGGTCTCATCGGGACTGATCTTCTAAAGCCCGTTATGCTTCGCCGCAACATGGATAGCCTGTTAAACGGCCATCGATACGCAAAGGCAGCAATCGACATTGCTGGTTACGACATAATGGGAAAGCAATTCGGGGTCCGCGTGGCCGACCTCCTGGGTGGTGCTGTCACCGAACGAGTTCCGTCGTATTACGCGTCCGGCATCGGCGAGCCTGATGACATCGCTCGCATCGCCGAGGAAAAGGCTGCCGAGGGCTTTCCTCGGCTCCAGATCAAGATCGGTGGGCGCGACGTCGCGATCGACATCGCCGTCGTCCGGAAGGTCTGGGAGCGCGTCGGCGGGCGACTGCGGCTCGCCGTGGATGCCAACCGGTCACTGACGACGCGGGATACGTTGCGATTGAGCCGCGAATGCCTCGACATCCCGTTCATCCTCGAACAGCCATGCAACACGATCGAAGAGATCAAAGCGATCCGCGGGCAACTTCATCACGCCGTCTTTCTCGATGAAAACGGCGAAGACCTCGCCACCGTAATCCGTGCCATCGGCGACGGCGTATGCGACGGCTTCGGGATGAAAGTCACCCGCATCGGCGGCCTTCACGCGATGGCGACGTTCCGCGACATATGCGAGGCGCGCTCGATGCCACACACGTGCGACGACGCGTGGGGCGGAGATATCATCGCAGCCGCTTGCACCCACATTGGCGCGACCGTCCAGCCACGCCTCAACGAAGGCGTATGGTTGGCCCAGCCGTATATCGAAGGCAATTTCGATCCGGAGAACGGTATTAAGATCGAGGGCGGCCACATCAAGCTTCCGACCGGCCCAGGGCTTGGTGTGGTTCCTGACGAAGGTTTATTCGGGGCACCCGTAGCCTCGTTTGGTTGA
- a CDS encoding alcohol dehydrogenase family protein, which yields MNIEDSHRSAPLHPIPPTMSGVVLVGHGGFENLEFRTDLPVPKVGAGEVLIRVAAAAINNTDINTRIGWYSKAIREGTSEGGLTGFAATEDDDASWTGQALKFPRIQGADCCGHIVAVGDGVDPTRIGERVVVRNLLRTYVDYRPWECWTFGSECDGAFAQYAKAPARETFNITSDWSDVELASIPCAYSTAEGMLHRAGVKSGETVLITGASGGVGSAAVQLAKRRGATVTALAGQSKADQVRRLGADRVIFRGNDLVDALGKDSIDVVIDVAAGPQFSQLLDVLKRGGRYAVAGAIAGPIVELDVRTLYLKDLSFFGCTFQDDVIFENLVSYIERGEIRPHVGKTYPLENIVEAQKDFLSKEISGKLVLITPK from the coding sequence GTGAACATAGAAGACTCCCACCGATCGGCACCACTACATCCCATTCCACCGACGATGTCGGGAGTTGTCCTGGTCGGACATGGCGGCTTTGAGAACCTTGAATTCAGAACGGACCTCCCAGTGCCAAAGGTCGGAGCGGGCGAGGTCTTGATCCGGGTAGCTGCCGCGGCGATCAACAACACCGACATCAACACGCGCATCGGCTGGTATTCGAAAGCGATCCGTGAAGGAACCTCGGAAGGCGGCCTAACTGGCTTCGCCGCGACCGAGGACGATGACGCAAGCTGGACTGGGCAGGCACTGAAGTTTCCGCGTATACAGGGTGCTGACTGCTGCGGCCACATCGTCGCTGTCGGCGATGGCGTCGATCCCACCCGTATTGGTGAGCGCGTCGTCGTTCGCAATCTCTTACGGACATATGTCGATTACCGACCGTGGGAGTGCTGGACATTCGGCTCCGAATGCGACGGAGCCTTCGCCCAATACGCAAAAGCTCCTGCCCGCGAGACTTTCAATATCACCTCCGACTGGAGTGATGTGGAACTCGCTTCAATCCCCTGCGCTTATTCGACAGCCGAGGGCATGCTTCACCGAGCGGGTGTCAAGAGCGGCGAGACCGTTTTGATTACCGGCGCGTCAGGCGGTGTAGGGTCCGCCGCAGTTCAGTTGGCGAAGCGCCGCGGGGCGACCGTCACTGCGTTGGCGGGCCAAAGCAAGGCAGACCAGGTTCGCAGACTTGGAGCCGATCGCGTCATTTTTCGGGGCAATGACCTCGTAGACGCGCTCGGGAAGGACTCGATCGACGTCGTGATTGACGTGGCTGCAGGCCCGCAGTTTTCGCAATTGTTGGATGTTTTGAAGCGAGGCGGTCGCTACGCCGTCGCCGGGGCGATAGCTGGACCGATCGTCGAGCTCGACGTCCGTACGCTTTATCTAAAAGACCTCAGTTTTTTTGGATGCACCTTCCAAGATGACGTCATCTTCGAAAATCTTGTTTCCTACATCGAGCGGGGCGAAATCCGCCCGCACGTTGGAAAAACCTATCCGCTCGAGAACATTGTCGAAGCTCAAAAAGATTTCCTCTCAAAAGAGATCAGCGGCAAGCTCGTACTCATCACCCCGAAGTGA
- a CDS encoding mandelate racemase/muconate lactonizing enzyme family protein, translating into MSTLRIEKIDVFQVNLPYSGGVYLLSGGREYRGFDATIVRMTTQNGIEGWGESTPWGSTYIAAHARGVRSGLAEIAPSLIGLDPRRVDRINEAMDFALVGHEHAKTALDVACWDIFGKSVGMPVCELLGGRTNVRMPIISSIYVGDPDEMRDRVAEHRAMGYIGHSVKIGDDPMIDAERIAASMADKRPGEFFLVDANGGMTVESALRMLRLLPDGLDFVLEAPCATWRECVSLRRRTNVPIIFDELATNDASIVQMIADDAGDGIGLKISKNGGLTKGRRHRDFCLAAGYTVSVQDTVGSDIAFAGIVHLGQTVPERNLRCILECRDMVTVRTADGDFEVSGGRVTAPDAPGLGIAPRLDVLGEPVASYS; encoded by the coding sequence ATGTCCACCCTTCGCATCGAAAAGATCGACGTATTCCAAGTGAACCTCCCGTACTCGGGTGGGGTATACCTCCTCTCGGGAGGTCGCGAGTATCGTGGCTTCGACGCTACGATCGTTCGGATGACGACACAGAACGGGATAGAAGGGTGGGGTGAGAGCACTCCGTGGGGCTCGACCTATATCGCGGCCCATGCCCGCGGGGTCCGTTCTGGTCTCGCTGAAATCGCGCCAAGTCTGATCGGTCTCGATCCTCGCCGCGTTGACCGCATCAACGAAGCGATGGACTTCGCGCTCGTTGGTCATGAGCATGCGAAAACGGCTCTCGATGTCGCTTGCTGGGACATTTTCGGGAAGTCTGTCGGAATGCCTGTATGCGAGTTGCTTGGAGGTCGGACGAACGTCCGTATGCCGATCATTTCCTCAATCTACGTAGGGGATCCCGACGAAATGCGAGACCGCGTCGCCGAACATAGAGCTATGGGCTATATCGGGCATTCCGTGAAGATCGGCGACGACCCCATGATCGATGCGGAGCGTATTGCAGCTTCGATGGCAGACAAGAGGCCCGGCGAATTCTTCCTGGTAGATGCGAACGGCGGAATGACGGTGGAGTCCGCACTACGCATGCTACGCCTGCTTCCTGATGGGCTCGACTTCGTGCTCGAAGCGCCCTGCGCCACATGGCGTGAATGTGTGTCCTTGCGGCGACGAACGAATGTTCCGATCATATTCGACGAGCTCGCCACCAACGACGCGTCTATTGTCCAGATGATCGCCGACGACGCCGGGGACGGCATAGGTCTCAAGATTTCTAAGAACGGCGGTCTAACCAAAGGTCGCCGCCATCGCGATTTTTGCCTTGCAGCAGGCTACACGGTCAGTGTCCAGGACACAGTCGGATCAGACATTGCGTTCGCAGGCATAGTTCATCTCGGCCAGACGGTCCCAGAGCGAAATCTCCGATGTATTCTTGAGTGCCGGGACATGGTGACGGTCCGGACAGCAGACGGAGATTTTGAGGTAAGTGGAGGCCGCGTCACAGCACCAGATGCGCCTGGATTGGGGATTGCGCCCCGCCTGGACGTGCTTGGTGAGCCGGTGGCCAGCTATTCTTGA
- a CDS encoding CehA/McbA family metallohydrolase: MRLPPGVSLNAIGELDTDDRGDQIGIDLGTVISARRVLDYKESDWLSHLPDAQPAPSDSEVIVEYSAHPDARIFLRTEDGTLLAEELASFDNTSANSDQRKLEAMLIPSTMKPVKFVIVEKGTTVPVAARLHVHGPNGEYLPPKGHHRKVNVGLFEDNFAEFANGLNQYAYVNGQCTIDLPFGSVFVEISKGLEVQPIRRIIDINEHTEAITFELDKVLHWRERGWVSSDTHVHFLSPQTALLEGQAEGVNVVNLLASQWGEMFSNVGDFDGRTTLGAKDFGGDGEFLVRVGTENRQQVLGHISLLGYEGAMIDPLCTGGPDEAAIGDPLETTMAEWAERCRRQGGLVVMPHAPNPQAERAADIVLGLVDALEIMSFNPRRWQISAFALADWYRYLNIGYQLPLVAGSDKMDAASLLGGIRTYARLGANDFTFRTWMDCIRGGDTFVTVGPLVNVTVEGRLPGSKISLPAGGGTIGVHWEVEAVSVRASAVEVIRNGLVVEQAKYDDLSLSGQCSLNITESCWVAIRIRGSVAGRDTDIAAHTSAVFIEVDGRAIFATSDAVAVLAQIEGSIAYLDTLAPRSSEAKQARMRAALELAHHRLHHQLHHHGVGHQHTPVHSIHIAHEH, encoded by the coding sequence ATGCGGCTCCCTCCGGGAGTGAGTCTGAATGCAATAGGCGAACTCGATACCGATGATCGCGGTGACCAGATCGGAATCGACCTAGGAACAGTAATTTCGGCTCGACGGGTACTGGACTACAAGGAATCTGACTGGCTGAGCCACCTCCCAGATGCGCAGCCCGCGCCTTCTGACTCGGAAGTCATTGTCGAATATTCTGCCCATCCAGACGCTCGAATATTTCTGCGAACGGAAGATGGCACGTTGCTGGCAGAAGAGCTTGCCTCATTTGACAATACTTCCGCCAACTCTGACCAGCGCAAGTTGGAAGCGATGCTTATCCCTTCGACCATGAAGCCTGTGAAGTTTGTCATAGTCGAGAAAGGGACAACCGTGCCCGTTGCGGCGAGGCTTCACGTTCATGGTCCGAATGGCGAATATCTTCCACCCAAAGGCCATCATCGGAAAGTGAACGTTGGTCTATTCGAGGACAATTTTGCCGAATTTGCCAACGGGCTAAATCAATATGCGTATGTAAACGGCCAATGCACGATCGATCTGCCATTCGGTTCTGTGTTCGTCGAAATATCGAAAGGACTTGAAGTACAGCCGATCCGTCGGATCATCGACATTAATGAGCATACCGAAGCAATTACCTTCGAGCTCGATAAGGTACTGCACTGGCGCGAGCGAGGATGGGTAAGTTCCGATACCCATGTCCATTTCCTGAGCCCTCAAACCGCATTGCTCGAAGGTCAGGCGGAAGGCGTTAACGTCGTCAACCTGCTCGCGTCGCAATGGGGCGAGATGTTCAGCAACGTCGGCGATTTCGACGGCCGGACTACCCTCGGCGCCAAAGACTTCGGAGGCGATGGTGAGTTTCTCGTGCGCGTGGGTACAGAGAACCGGCAGCAGGTCTTAGGTCACATATCGCTCCTCGGATATGAGGGCGCTATGATCGACCCTCTGTGTACCGGCGGCCCAGACGAAGCGGCTATCGGGGACCCTCTTGAGACCACTATGGCGGAGTGGGCGGAACGTTGCCGCCGGCAGGGTGGGTTAGTGGTGATGCCTCACGCGCCGAATCCACAGGCGGAGCGCGCCGCGGATATTGTGCTCGGCTTGGTCGATGCGCTCGAAATCATGAGCTTCAATCCAAGGCGATGGCAGATCAGCGCGTTCGCGCTTGCTGACTGGTACCGATATCTCAACATCGGCTATCAACTGCCCCTGGTCGCCGGTTCCGATAAAATGGATGCCGCGTCACTACTGGGCGGTATCCGAACTTATGCCAGGCTGGGAGCAAATGATTTCACTTTTCGGACTTGGATGGATTGCATTAGGGGCGGAGACACCTTTGTCACCGTCGGCCCGCTGGTGAATGTCACGGTCGAGGGTCGACTGCCCGGGAGCAAGATTTCGCTTCCGGCAGGAGGCGGAACGATTGGGGTGCATTGGGAAGTTGAGGCGGTCAGCGTGCGTGCAAGCGCCGTTGAAGTGATCCGCAATGGGCTCGTGGTAGAACAGGCCAAATACGACGACCTCTCGCTCTCCGGTCAATGCTCGTTAAACATAACGGAATCCTGTTGGGTGGCAATTCGGATTCGGGGGAGTGTGGCCGGACGCGACACGGACATCGCAGCCCATACGAGCGCCGTTTTCATAGAGGTAGACGGACGCGCGATTTTCGCGACCTCTGACGCAGTAGCGGTTCTCGCGCAGATTGAAGGATCAATTGCATACTTAGACACGCTTGCCCCCAGGAGCAGCGAAGCGAAGCAAGCGCGAATGCGGGCTGCACTCGAGCTCGCCCATCACCGCTTGCATCATCAGCTGCACCACCATGGTGTGGGCCACCAACATACTCCGGTGCACTCAATCCATATTGCGCACGAGCATTAA